A DNA window from Streptomyces sp. CA-278952 contains the following coding sequences:
- a CDS encoding S66 peptidase family protein translates to MTRAAHGPAMPLARPPRLRRGSRVAVVAPSGPVPADRLEEGLAVLRDWGLDPVVGAHVRTLHPKLDYLAGSDAGRAEDLERAWCDPTVEAVLCARGGYGAHRMADLVDWAAVRAAGPKVFVGYSDITVLHEAFALRAGFATLHGPMIATDTFLGDAVTREHLRATLLAPETVTTLGLESAGALVPGRARGVLYGGCVSLLAAGTGAPGGRAHARGGLLVIEDTGEEPYRLDGILTRLLRTGALDGVAGVACGSWQECGPYEKIRAVLADRLGPLGIPVVEELGFGHGPTALTIPLGVPAVLDAPAGGGRCTLTVETPALR, encoded by the coding sequence GTGACCCGTGCGGCCCACGGCCCGGCGATGCCCCTCGCCCGGCCTCCCCGGCTGCGGCGCGGCTCCCGGGTCGCCGTCGTCGCGCCCAGCGGCCCCGTCCCCGCCGACCGGCTGGAGGAGGGCCTCGCCGTCCTGCGCGACTGGGGACTCGACCCTGTCGTCGGTGCCCATGTCCGTACTCTGCACCCGAAGTTGGATTATCTCGCCGGGTCGGACGCGGGCCGCGCGGAGGACCTCGAGCGGGCCTGGTGCGATCCCACGGTGGAGGCCGTGCTCTGCGCCCGGGGCGGATACGGCGCCCACCGGATGGCCGACCTGGTCGACTGGGCGGCGGTGCGGGCCGCCGGGCCCAAGGTGTTCGTCGGCTACAGCGACATCACGGTGCTGCACGAGGCGTTCGCCCTGCGGGCCGGGTTCGCGACCCTGCACGGGCCGATGATCGCCACCGATACGTTCCTCGGGGACGCGGTGACCCGCGAGCACCTCCGCGCCACGCTCCTCGCCCCGGAGACCGTCACCACCCTCGGCCTGGAGTCGGCCGGGGCCCTGGTCCCCGGCCGGGCGCGGGGCGTCCTGTACGGCGGTTGCGTCAGCCTGCTCGCCGCCGGAACCGGCGCCCCGGGCGGCCGGGCCCACGCCCGGGGCGGACTGCTGGTGATCGAGGACACCGGGGAGGAGCCCTACCGGCTGGACGGCATCCTCACCCGGCTCCTGCGGACCGGAGCCCTGGACGGAGTCGCCGGGGTGGCCTGCGGCTCCTGGCAGGAGTGCGGCCCGTACGAGAAGATCCGCGCCGTGCTCGCCGACCGGCTCGGCCCGCTGGGCATACCCGTGGTCGAGGAGCTGGGCTTTGGCCACGGCCCGACCGCGCTGACGATTCCGCTGGGCGTGCCCGCGGTGCTCGACGCACCGGCGGGCGGCGGGCGTTGCACGCTGACCGTCGAGACCCCCGCCCTGCGCTGA
- a CDS encoding prolyl oligopeptidase family serine peptidase codes for MNTVPAAPYGTWPSPVDAALAASHDGRPDHLGTIGDEVWWTEPRPAEDGRRALMRRRADGTTAPVLPAPWNTRSRVIEYGGQPWAGTVREDGELLVVFVHFTDQRLYAYAPDGPDEPWPLTPVSDVGGGLRWVDPQVRPEHGAAGEVWCVLEEFTGPAPTDVRRVVAAVPLDGSAADDRAAVRELSDDRHRFVTGPKVSHDGRRAAWIAWDHPRMPWDGTVVMLADIDGTGGFTGVRPLVGDLDESVCQVEWDRDGSLLFVSDLADWWELQRIRPDAPPGGAVPSSRLLPPRGEEFGGALWKIGLRWFHPLDNGLIAVLHGRGGMRLGILDPETGELADVPGPWTAWADTLAVHGSRVVGVAASPRSGPEIVELDTATGHTRVIGAPHRDAVDPAYYPVPEDRTFTGPDGREIHAHIYPPHSPDRTGPEGEKPPYVVRAHGGPTGHAPLVLDLEIAYFTSRGIGVADVNYGGSTGYGRGYRELLRGQWGVVDVADCAAVASALVEEGAAHPDKLAVRGGSAGGWTAAASLTSTGIYACGTILYPVLDLEGWATDGTHDFESQYLESLVGPFAEVPERYRERSPLHRADRLDTPFLLLQGLDDVICPPAQCERFLAAIGGRGVAHAYLAFEGEGHGFRRVETLVRALEAELSLYAQTFGIDRPDVPPLELTT; via the coding sequence GTGAACACCGTGCCAGCAGCCCCGTACGGAACCTGGCCGTCGCCGGTCGACGCGGCACTCGCCGCCTCGCACGACGGCCGCCCCGACCACCTCGGCACCATCGGGGACGAGGTGTGGTGGACCGAGCCGCGCCCCGCCGAGGACGGGCGGCGCGCCCTGATGCGCCGCCGCGCCGACGGCACCACCGCCCCCGTGCTGCCGGCCCCCTGGAACACCCGCAGCCGGGTGATCGAGTACGGCGGACAGCCCTGGGCGGGCACCGTGCGCGAGGACGGCGAACTCCTCGTGGTGTTCGTCCACTTCACCGACCAACGGCTGTACGCCTACGCCCCTGACGGGCCCGACGAGCCGTGGCCGCTCACCCCCGTCTCCGACGTCGGCGGCGGGCTGCGCTGGGTGGACCCGCAGGTGCGCCCGGAGCACGGGGCGGCGGGCGAGGTCTGGTGCGTGCTGGAGGAGTTCACCGGGCCCGCGCCCACCGACGTGCGGCGCGTCGTCGCCGCCGTGCCGCTCGACGGCTCGGCGGCCGACGACCGGGCGGCGGTCCGTGAACTCTCCGACGACCGGCACCGGTTCGTCACCGGCCCCAAGGTCTCCCACGACGGGCGGCGGGCGGCCTGGATCGCCTGGGACCACCCCCGGATGCCGTGGGACGGCACGGTGGTCATGCTGGCGGACATCGACGGAACGGGCGGGTTCACCGGCGTACGGCCTCTCGTCGGCGACCTCGACGAATCGGTCTGCCAGGTGGAGTGGGACCGCGACGGCAGCCTCCTGTTCGTCTCCGATCTCGCCGACTGGTGGGAGCTCCAGCGCATCCGCCCCGACGCGCCTCCCGGCGGTGCGGTCCCCAGCAGCCGCCTTCTGCCGCCCCGGGGCGAGGAGTTCGGCGGAGCCCTCTGGAAGATCGGGCTGCGCTGGTTCCACCCGCTGGACAACGGGCTGATCGCCGTCCTGCACGGCAGGGGCGGCATGCGGCTCGGCATCCTCGACCCGGAGACCGGCGAACTCGCCGACGTGCCGGGCCCCTGGACCGCCTGGGCCGACACGCTCGCCGTCCACGGCAGCCGGGTCGTCGGCGTCGCGGCGAGCCCCCGCAGCGGCCCCGAGATCGTCGAGCTGGACACCGCGACCGGGCACACCCGCGTCATCGGCGCACCCCACCGGGACGCGGTCGACCCCGCGTACTACCCGGTGCCCGAGGACCGCACCTTCACCGGCCCCGACGGCCGCGAGATCCACGCCCACATCTACCCGCCGCACAGCCCCGACCGCACCGGCCCCGAGGGCGAGAAGCCCCCGTACGTCGTCCGGGCCCACGGCGGGCCCACCGGCCACGCACCGCTCGTCCTCGATCTGGAGATCGCCTACTTCACCTCGCGCGGCATCGGGGTGGCCGACGTCAACTACGGCGGCTCCACCGGCTACGGCCGCGGCTACCGCGAACTCCTGCGCGGCCAGTGGGGCGTGGTCGACGTGGCCGACTGCGCGGCCGTCGCCTCGGCCCTCGTCGAGGAGGGTGCCGCCCACCCGGACAAGCTCGCCGTCCGGGGCGGCAGCGCGGGCGGCTGGACCGCCGCCGCATCGCTGACCAGCACCGGCATCTACGCCTGCGGGACGATCCTCTACCCGGTCCTGGATCTCGAAGGGTGGGCCACGGACGGAACCCACGACTTCGAGTCGCAGTACCTGGAGTCCCTCGTCGGCCCGTTCGCCGAGGTGCCCGAGCGCTACCGGGAACGCTCACCGCTCCACCGCGCCGACCGGCTGGACACCCCCTTCCTGCTGCTCCAGGGCCTGGACGACGTGATCTGCCCGCCCGCCCAGTGCGAGCGGTTCCTCGCAGCCATCGGGGGCCGGGGCGTCGCCCACGCCTACCTCGCCTTCGAGGGGGAGGGCCACGGCTTCCGGCGCGTGGAGACCCTGGTCCGCGCACTGGAGGCCGAACTCTCCCTCTACGCGCAGACGTTCGGTATCGACCGCCCCGACGTGCCGCCGCTGGAGCTGACCACGTGA
- a CDS encoding M20/M25/M40 family metallo-hydrolase: MADAPDLLGPVDRQALDEVVTFTSELIRIDTTNRGGGDCRERPAAEYVAQRLSDAGIEPTLLERTPGRTNVVARIPGTDPSADALLVHGHLDVVPAEPADWSVHPFSGEVSDGVVWGRGAVDMKNMDAMVLSVVRGWAREGFRPRRDIVLAYTADEEDSAADGSGFLADQHPELFEGCTEGISESGAFTFHAGPGLSLYPIAAGERGTGWLKLTAEGRAGHGSKVNRENAVSTLAAAVARIGEHEWPIRLTPTVRAAITEIAALHGITADLDDPGFDVAQLLGKLGPAASLVENTVRNSSNPTMLDAGYKVNVIPGHAAAFIDGRMVPGGDDEFHATLDRLTGPSVSWEFYHRETALEAPVDSPTYAKLRAAVERFDPDAHTVPYCMSGGTDAKQFSRLGITGYGFTPLKLPVGFDYQRLFHGVDERVPVDALHFGVRVLDHYLRTA, translated from the coding sequence ATGGCTGACGCCCCCGACCTGCTCGGACCCGTTGACCGGCAGGCGCTCGACGAGGTGGTGACGTTCACCTCCGAACTCATCCGCATCGACACCACCAACCGGGGCGGCGGCGACTGCCGGGAGCGGCCGGCCGCCGAGTACGTCGCCCAACGGCTCTCCGACGCCGGAATCGAGCCGACGCTGCTGGAACGGACCCCCGGCCGGACCAACGTGGTCGCCCGGATCCCCGGCACCGACCCGTCGGCCGACGCGCTGCTCGTCCACGGCCACCTCGACGTGGTGCCCGCCGAGCCCGCCGACTGGAGCGTGCACCCCTTCTCCGGCGAGGTGAGCGACGGGGTCGTGTGGGGGAGGGGCGCCGTCGACATGAAGAACATGGACGCGATGGTCCTCTCCGTCGTACGCGGCTGGGCCCGCGAGGGCTTCCGCCCCCGGCGCGACATCGTCCTCGCGTACACCGCCGACGAGGAGGACAGCGCCGCCGACGGCTCCGGCTTCCTCGCCGATCAGCACCCGGAGCTGTTCGAGGGCTGCACGGAGGGCATCAGCGAGTCGGGGGCCTTCACCTTCCACGCGGGCCCCGGTCTCTCGCTGTACCCGATCGCCGCGGGCGAGCGCGGCACCGGCTGGCTGAAGCTGACCGCCGAGGGCCGGGCCGGGCACGGCTCCAAGGTCAACCGGGAGAACGCGGTGAGCACCCTGGCCGCCGCCGTCGCCCGGATCGGCGAGCACGAGTGGCCCATCCGCCTCACCCCGACCGTCCGCGCCGCGATCACCGAGATCGCCGCCCTGCACGGCATCACCGCCGACCTGGACGACCCCGGCTTCGACGTCGCCCAACTCCTCGGCAAGCTCGGCCCGGCCGCGTCCCTGGTCGAGAACACCGTCCGCAACAGCAGCAACCCGACGATGCTGGACGCCGGCTACAAGGTCAACGTCATCCCCGGCCACGCCGCCGCCTTCATCGACGGGCGCATGGTCCCCGGCGGCGACGACGAGTTCCACGCGACCCTGGACCGGCTCACCGGCCCCTCGGTCTCCTGGGAGTTCTACCACCGCGAGACGGCCCTGGAGGCCCCCGTGGACTCCCCGACGTACGCCAAACTGCGCGCCGCCGTCGAGCGGTTCGACCCGGACGCGCACACCGTCCCGTACTGCATGTCGGGCGGCACCGACGCCAAGCAGTTCTCCCGCCTCGGCATCACCGGCTACGGCTTCACCCCGCTGAAGCTGCCCGTCGGCTTCGACTACCAGCGGCTCTTCCACGGCGTCGACGAGCGCGTCCCCGTCGACGCCCTCCACTTCGGCGTCCGCGTGCTCGACCACTACCTGCGCACCGCCTGA
- a CDS encoding M55 family metallopeptidase — translation MKILISADMEGATGVTWPADVLPGTPQWERCRSMFTSDVNAAALGFYDGGADEVLVNEAHWSMRNLLLEQMDERVQMLTGKHKSLSMVEGIQHGDVDAVAFVGYHTGAGTEGVLAHTYLANSITGVWLGGVRASEGLLNAQVAAEYGVPVVLVTGDDLTCVDAQGYAPDARKVAVKDYVSRYAAVCRTPARTAADIRAAAKTATALAGRRDPVTGNAFTIELEFDAEHLAAAATVVPGVAPSGERRVAYTSATMYEGIRTFKAVTTIVSAAVEEQYG, via the coding sequence ATGAAGATCCTCATCAGCGCGGACATGGAAGGCGCCACCGGAGTGACCTGGCCGGCCGACGTGCTGCCGGGGACGCCGCAGTGGGAGCGCTGCCGGTCGATGTTCACCTCCGACGTGAACGCGGCCGCGCTCGGCTTCTACGACGGCGGCGCCGACGAGGTCCTCGTCAACGAGGCCCACTGGTCGATGCGGAACCTGCTGCTGGAGCAGATGGACGAACGCGTCCAGATGCTCACCGGCAAGCACAAGTCGCTGTCCATGGTCGAGGGCATCCAGCACGGCGACGTGGACGCGGTGGCCTTCGTCGGCTACCACACCGGAGCCGGCACGGAGGGCGTCCTCGCCCACACCTACCTCGCCAACTCCATCACCGGCGTCTGGCTGGGCGGCGTCCGCGCGAGCGAGGGGCTGCTCAACGCGCAGGTCGCCGCCGAGTACGGCGTGCCCGTCGTCCTCGTCACCGGCGACGACCTGACCTGCGTGGACGCCCAGGGATACGCCCCCGACGCCCGGAAGGTAGCCGTCAAGGACTACGTCTCCCGCTACGCCGCGGTGTGCCGCACCCCCGCCCGTACCGCCGCCGACATCAGGGCGGCGGCGAAGACGGCCACCGCGCTCGCGGGGCGTCGGGACCCCGTCACCGGGAACGCGTTCACCATCGAGCTGGAGTTCGACGCCGAACATCTGGCAGCCGCGGCGACCGTGGTCCCCGGCGTGGCGCCGAGCGGGGAGAGGCGGGTCGCGTACACCAGCGCGACGATGTACGAAGGAATTCGCACGTTCAAGGCGGTGACGACGATCGTGTCGGCCGCTGTGGAGGAACAGTATGGCTGA